GCAACACTCTTTCCGTCTCTTGCTCCTTCAAGCACTTCATATGTAATAATGGCAATGGCCTCTGGGTAATTAAGCTTTAATCCTCTAGCCTGCCGCCTTCTCGCTAAATCTGCCGCCACGACAATCATTAATTTCTCCTGTTCTCTAGCCATTAACTTCAATGAAATCCCCCTAATTTATACGGAAACCGAAAATTATGATAATTCATATTATACATAAAATTGAAGGTTATAAAAGAACATAGGATTATTTTTATTTTACAACTTCACATAGAGAAACAAATCGTACTCGAATAAGAATCCTAATATGTCAGCGTTTGTTAGCGTATTCACTATTTCATTTTCTACTCGAAATAATATGTCAGATTAACTTACATATAAGGGAATTCATATAAAAAAAAGAAGAAGCTTTTCGCTCCTTCTTTAGGATTACTTATGGAAAATCACTCGTTCTTCAACTGGTTGAAATTCTTTTTCCCCTGGGGGAGCCGTAGGGTTTCCAAAAGGCATCTGCGCAATAAGTTCCCAACTAGATGGTACATCCCACTCTTCTTTCACCTGATCGTCAATTAAAGGATTGTAATGTTGAAGAGACGCACCCAGACCCTCTTTTTCTAATGCTGTCCAGATGACAAACTGAAGCATGCCAGAAGAATGCTGTGACCACTTTGGAAAGTTGTCAGCAAATGTGGGCAGCTTTTCTTGAAGTCCTTTAATCACGTCTTGATCTTCGAAGAAAAGAACGGTACCATAACCACCTGCAAATCCGTTCATACGTCCTTCAGTTGCCTCAAACTGATCTGCAGGAACAATAGATCGAAGTGTCTCTTTCGTAATCTCATTCCAGAGTTTATTGTGGTTATCATCTAAAATAACCAGTACTCTTGCGCTTTGGGAATTGAAAGCTGAAGGTGTGTGTTTAACCGCATACTCAATTATTTCTTGCAGTTTGTCATCAGAAATGACGCGTTCTTTACCAATGCCATAAATCGATCTTCTACCTTTTACAGCCTCAAAGAAGTTCTTGTTATCTCCATTAGTCTCATTCTTTGCTGAACCAAAAATCTTTTCCATCATACCCATGTGAATAACCACCTTTTTTCTCTATTTTTTCAAACTAAGACGAATCATATTCCCTGAAGGATCTTTCGTATAGAAATCGTCATCTTTCTCCCATACGTTGCTGAATTTTTTCACTTGTTCAACCCGTTTATTTCTTTCTAAATCATTTGTGAAAACAATTGAAAACCACTTCAGTCCAGTGCTTCTTTCTTTGGGAGCCAAAGCCCCAGCGCTTTGCCAGGTATTTAACCCAATGTGATGATGGTAGCCTCCGTACGATGCGAATATCGCATCATATCCGAACTGACTTACAATCTGAAGACCTAAACCTTTTTGATAGAAGTCTTTAGCTTCTTTTAGATCAGAAACTTGAAGGTGAACGTGTCCAAGAACGGTATTCTCAGGAAGCTCTTCACTAACCCCTGACACTTCCTTCATTAATTCTTCAACATTCAATGCCTTTGTTGTCATCATTACTTGATCTTCCTCCCAGTTCCACTGTTTTGAAGGACGATCTACATAGATTTCAATCCCATTTCCATCGGGATCTGCTAAATAAATTGCTTCACTAACAGAATGATCAGAAGCCCCTTGAAGTGGATACCCTGTACTTAATAGATGCCTTAGTACATTCGCAAGGTGTTTTCGTTCAGGTACAAGAAGAGCAAAGTGATACAGTCCAGTCGAAGGATATACTCTTTTCGTGCTTGTTTGTTCAATTGTGAGAAGTGGTGTCTTACCATTCGTTGTGAAAACCACAGTATCGTTCGATTTAGTAAGTATTTTGAATCCGATTATTTTTTGATAAAAATTGGTAGATCGATTTAAATCACTTACAAACAACTGGAGTTCACTAGTGTGAGGAACAAATTCAGAATGAAATTTCATAATAGATCTCCTTTAAGTGTTCTGAATAAACCCATTAACTTATTTTATGTAAGTAACTATATAATTATAAATAACATACGTCAAGTTACTAGCTTCTAATCAATAATCTTTTGATTTGAATTCATACTGAGTTATAATGAATTTGGGAGTGAATAATTATGAATAAATCGTCTCTATGTCCTAGATTTGAAAAAGCAATGTCCCTTTTGAGTCAGAGGTGGAC
Above is a genomic segment from Pseudalkalibacillus hwajinpoensis containing:
- a CDS encoding urease subunit gamma, which translates into the protein MKLMAREQEKLMIVVAADLARRRQARGLKLNYPEAIAIITYEVLEGARDGKSVADLMQYGRTILAREDVMEGVPEMITDIQVEATFQDGTKLVTVHDPII
- a CDS encoding nitroreductase family protein codes for the protein MGMMEKIFGSAKNETNGDNKNFFEAVKGRRSIYGIGKERVISDDKLQEIIEYAVKHTPSAFNSQSARVLVILDDNHNKLWNEITKETLRSIVPADQFEATEGRMNGFAGGYGTVLFFEDQDVIKGLQEKLPTFADNFPKWSQHSSGMLQFVIWTALEKEGLGASLQHYNPLIDDQVKEEWDVPSSWELIAQMPFGNPTAPPGEKEFQPVEERVIFHK
- a CDS encoding VOC family protein; its protein translation is MKFHSEFVPHTSELQLFVSDLNRSTNFYQKIIGFKILTKSNDTVVFTTNGKTPLLTIEQTSTKRVYPSTGLYHFALLVPERKHLANVLRHLLSTGYPLQGASDHSVSEAIYLADPDGNGIEIYVDRPSKQWNWEEDQVMMTTKALNVEELMKEVSGVSEELPENTVLGHVHLQVSDLKEAKDFYQKGLGLQIVSQFGYDAIFASYGGYHHHIGLNTWQSAGALAPKERSTGLKWFSIVFTNDLERNKRVEQVKKFSNVWEKDDDFYTKDPSGNMIRLSLKK